From the genome of Nostoc punctiforme PCC 73102, one region includes:
- a CDS encoding GrpB family protein, with protein MGENIISIHHIGSTAILGIYAKPVIDFLIEVKDIHKTDVQSAAMAAIGYERMALRLM; from the coding sequence ATGGGAGAAAATATTATTTCGATTCACCATATTGGTAGTACTGCAATTTTGGGCATTTATGCTAAACCTGTGATTGATTTTTTGATTGAAGTCAAAGATATTCACAAAACTGATGTACAAAGTGCAGCAATGGCAGCAATAGGGTATGAACGAATGGCACTAAGACTCATGTGA